The following nucleotide sequence is from uncultured Methanobrevibacter sp..
AACGGCTGATTCCATCAGTCAAATCAGCTTCAGGGATATAGACTTCCCTGTTGAATACAAGGGTTCTGTTTCCCCTTTCCTCAAAGTCAGGATGCAATGGCCTTTCAATAGCTAATCCTAAATCATCCTCAGGCACGTCAGCAATATCTATTTTTACAGGATTTGGAACAAAGAAATATCTGTTTACCTTTTGCTCAATGATATTCCTGTTTAATCCATAGATCTTTTTCCAGCTGATTGCAGAATCAGACATTTTGATACCAATCTCCACCATCAATTGAGTGATAGTTTCAGGTTGGATTCCTCTTCTTGCAATAGCTTTTAAGGTTCCAAGTCTTGGATCATCCCAGCCGCTGTAAGTGCCATCTTCGATTCCAGCCATAGCTTTGGAAGTACTTAGTGCAATATCTTCCATTTTCAATCTTCCGTAATGGATAAACTCAGGAATTTCCCAACCCATATGCTGGTAAAGATACTTTTGCTTTTCACTGTTTGCAAGGTGGTCCTTACCTCTTAATACATGGGTCATTCCAAGCAAATGGTCATCTACAGACACTGAGAAGTTCATCATAGGATAAACTCTGTATTTGGTGCCCATTCTTGGGTGTTCCTCTTCAACAATTCTCATTGCTACCCAATCACGAATAGCCGGATTCTTATGATTTATATCAGTTTTAACTCTAAGAACAGCTTCACCTGCTTCCATTTCAGGGAACTTTTTCCAAAGTTCCATATTCTCTTCCACAGTATTGTCTCTGCATGGGCAAGGTTGGCAATTGTCCTTAAGCTTTTTGAACTCTCCACCATCACAGGTACACATATATGCTGCTCCACGCTTGATTAGCTCTTCAGCGTATTGGTAATAGATTTCAAAACGGTCACTTTGATAGTAAACTTCATCAGGTTCGATTCCTAACCATTTCAAATCTTCCTGAATCAACTCATAAGCAGGTTCGTAAATACGTTTTGGATCTGTATCCTCAATTCTCAATATGAACTTTCCGCCACATTTCTTAACGTATTCCCCATTTGGAATAGCTGCCCTTGCATGTCCAATATGCAATGGACCACTTGGGTTTGGAGCAAAACGCATTACTACATCCTTGTTTTTACCTGGAAGCTTTGGAAGACCTTCCTCTTTCTTTTGCTTTTTCTCTTCAACAGCAACTCCCAATTCTTCCATTTTTGCCTTTTGTTCTTCCGGAGAGAGTGCATTTACCTGAGCTACAATCTTACCAGACAAAGGACCAATTTCCTTAGCTCTTGGTCTAAGTTCTGGCTCACTGCTCATAATGGAACCCATAACAGCTCCAGGATTTGCACTTCCCTTATGTTTAGCAGCATTCAATAATGCATGTTTAAATACAATTTCTTCTAATTCATCCATAAAAACACATCTTAAAACGTGATAAAACTAATTAATTATAATGATTAAACTATATCTTAGTTTACGATTAAATTAGTTATAAAAATATACATAATTAGATATATAATCTATTTATTAAAAATATTACGATAGAAAACATGAAAAAATTTTAAAAAAATCAAAAATTAAAAATGACAATGCTAAAATAAATTAAATAAAAAAAGAAAAAAAGAAAAAAATAAAATAAAATTTTATAATGAATCAAACATCTAATAATTGGTTTTGACTATAACTTCTAAGCAAGGATTTAGAGAGATATCGAAGTAAAAAGGAGAATTATTCCTCCACATATACCTCTTCTACCTCTACTTCTCCAGAATCTATTTCACCAGAATCACTGGCTGGCTTATCCTTGTCAATTTTATCACTGGAATCCTCAAAATGATTGCCCTTATCGGATAATTCAATAGAATCCGGAACATCCTCAATTTTATCATAATCGAATTCTAAAGTACCATTGGAATCCCAATTGTTACTTTCTTCCAATTCAATGCCATTTTCCTTGAGAACAGCAACAAAATCCTCATAAGTCATGTTACCGAAGAAATATTGATTATATAAAAATATAAACAGTTTAAATTCTTGTCCACTATCAAAATAGCGGCCAGAATGTTTTCTTTGATTTTTATCCCATGAAGATGATTTCTTGTTTTTATTAGAAATGACATTCTTTGATTGGTATTTACCAATTTTCTTGCCATTACCTAATTTATTCTTATCTGAAAAGTTGCCTTTATTAGATTCTTTCTTAGCAATCAATTTCCAAGACCATTTCAATACATGCACTTTATTCAATGTATTTGTAACAGTGAAAGAATAATCTCCATTTTCTTCAATCTTGTAATGGTAATAGGTTATA
It contains:
- a CDS encoding glutamate--tRNA ligase; protein product: MDELEEIVFKHALLNAAKHKGSANPGAVMGSIMSSEPELRPRAKEIGPLSGKIVAQVNALSPEEQKAKMEELGVAVEEKKQKKEEGLPKLPGKNKDVVMRFAPNPSGPLHIGHARAAIPNGEYVKKCGGKFILRIEDTDPKRIYEPAYELIQEDLKWLGIEPDEVYYQSDRFEIYYQYAEELIKRGAAYMCTCDGGEFKKLKDNCQPCPCRDNTVEENMELWKKFPEMEAGEAVLRVKTDINHKNPAIRDWVAMRIVEEEHPRMGTKYRVYPMMNFSVSVDDHLLGMTHVLRGKDHLANSEKQKYLYQHMGWEIPEFIHYGRLKMEDIALSTSKAMAGIEDGTYSGWDDPRLGTLKAIARRGIQPETITQLMVEIGIKMSDSAISWKKIYGLNRNIIEQKVNRYFFVPNPVKIDIADVPEDDLGLAIERPLHPDFEERGNRTLVFNREVYIPEADLTDGISRLMDAVNVEIKDGNASFHSKSFEDARDAKARIIQWVPTDAIKAKVVMDDASVTEGLCEIDCNDLKVGDIVQFERFGFARLDEIKDDELIFYYAHK
- a CDS encoding Cna B-type domain-containing protein, which produces DEEEFEHYANYTKSVSGYTITNTHEIELTSVTVSKVWEDKGDFYGKRPSDVTINVFQNGEIVNSIVLNKDNGWKFELKNLPKYDNGKLINYSIDEVNITYYHYKIEENGDYSFTVTNTLNKVHVLKWSWKLIAKKESNKGNFSDKNKLGNGKKIGKYQSKNVISNKNKKSSSWDKNQRKHSGRYFDSGQEFKLFIFLYNQYFFGNMTYEDFVAVLKENGIELEESNNWDSNGTLEFDYDKIEDVPDSIELSDKGNHFEDSSDKIDKDKPASDSGEIDSGEVEVEEVYVEE